The Vicinamibacterales bacterium genome contains a region encoding:
- a CDS encoding nitrite/sulfite reductase: protein MAVVDDPRTYGRARLSFAEAADIDEFASVLAQFEQGEIGPDQWRAFRLLRGTYGQRQAEDAQMLRVKIPQGVLTGPQLEALADVAELYSRGFAHITTRQNIQFHFMKLHDVEPAMRRLAEAGLTTREACGNSVRNITACPFAGLSHDEVFDVTPYAEALTRYLLRAPLSSKLPRKFKIGFEGCAEDHTKVAINDLGFRATSSEDGARGFRVTVGGGTAIMCRDGAVLHEFIATEEIYDVADAVMRVFAGFGDYEHKQRNRLKFLIKSLGWERFVAEYRRALDAVRSAPRRERPANPDHAGIEAPPAWPAAPVPDLFAIAAQAASAELRGAGTRPSLLPMTNDSEQRWLQSNVLRQRQHGYAIAMATVPLGDLTSPQFRIVADLAASFSDGTVRVTVDQNLVFRWVKTERLHEFYQALAAASLAHSGRGTLADVVSCPGAETCRIAVTQSRGLGHLLGEHLRAHHDVTAAAGPGDIKISGCPNGCGQHHIAAIGFQGSIRKLGDRAVPQYFVMVGGGVDASGAVFGRIAAKIPARRAPQAVDRLVALYQADHRDGERLFDFLRRADLARVKGALADLESLTEAEARPEDFIDLAEDKAFAPEVMDGECSA, encoded by the coding sequence ATGGCTGTAGTTGACGATCCCAGGACATACGGGCGCGCGCGGCTGAGTTTCGCGGAGGCCGCGGACATCGACGAGTTCGCGTCGGTGCTGGCGCAGTTCGAGCAGGGGGAGATCGGGCCCGATCAGTGGCGCGCGTTCCGCCTTCTGCGCGGCACGTACGGGCAGCGCCAGGCGGAGGATGCGCAGATGCTGCGCGTGAAGATTCCGCAGGGCGTGCTCACCGGGCCGCAGCTGGAGGCCCTCGCCGACGTCGCGGAGCTCTACTCGCGCGGGTTCGCCCACATCACGACGCGGCAGAACATCCAGTTCCATTTCATGAAGCTGCACGACGTCGAGCCGGCGATGCGCCGGCTGGCGGAAGCCGGACTGACGACGCGCGAGGCGTGCGGCAATTCGGTGCGCAACATCACCGCGTGTCCGTTCGCCGGGTTGTCGCACGACGAGGTCTTCGACGTCACCCCCTACGCCGAAGCGCTCACCCGCTACCTGCTGCGGGCGCCGCTCAGCTCGAAGCTGCCGCGCAAGTTCAAGATCGGGTTCGAGGGCTGTGCCGAAGACCACACCAAGGTGGCGATCAACGATCTCGGCTTCCGCGCCACGTCCTCCGAGGACGGCGCGCGCGGCTTCCGCGTCACCGTCGGCGGCGGGACCGCGATCATGTGCCGCGACGGCGCGGTCCTTCACGAGTTCATCGCGACCGAGGAGATCTACGACGTCGCCGACGCGGTCATGCGGGTCTTCGCGGGGTTCGGCGACTACGAGCACAAGCAGCGCAACCGCCTGAAGTTCCTGATCAAGAGCCTGGGGTGGGAGCGCTTCGTCGCGGAATACCGCCGCGCTCTCGACGCCGTGCGCTCCGCGCCCCGGCGCGAGCGCCCCGCCAACCCGGATCACGCGGGCATCGAGGCGCCGCCCGCGTGGCCCGCGGCGCCGGTACCGGACCTGTTCGCGATCGCCGCCCAGGCCGCCTCGGCCGAGCTGCGCGGCGCCGGGACCAGGCCGTCGCTGCTGCCGATGACCAACGACTCGGAGCAGCGCTGGCTGCAGAGCAACGTGCTGCGGCAGCGACAACACGGCTATGCGATCGCCATGGCCACCGTGCCGCTGGGTGATCTGACGTCGCCGCAGTTCCGGATCGTCGCCGATCTCGCCGCGTCGTTCAGCGACGGCACGGTGCGCGTCACCGTCGATCAGAACCTGGTCTTCCGCTGGGTGAAGACGGAGCGGCTGCACGAGTTCTACCAGGCACTGGCGGCCGCGAGTCTCGCGCATTCCGGCCGTGGCACCCTCGCCGACGTCGTCAGCTGCCCCGGCGCCGAGACCTGCCGCATCGCCGTGACGCAGTCGCGCGGTCTCGGCCACCTGCTCGGGGAACACCTGCGCGCGCACCACGACGTGACGGCGGCCGCGGGTCCCGGCGACATCAAGATCAGCGGCTGCCCCAACGGCTGCGGCCAGCACCACATCGCCGCGATCGGGTTCCAGGGCAGCATCAGGAAGCTCGGCGACCGCGCCGTGCCGCAGTATTTCGTCATGGTCGGCGGCGGCGTCGACGCCAGCGGCGCCGTCTTCGGGCGCATCGCCGCGAAGATCCCGGCGCGGCGCGCCCCGCAGGCTGTCGATCGGCTGGTCGCCCTGTATCAGGCGGACCACCGCGACGGCGAACGCCTGTTCGACTTCCTGCGCCGCGCCGATCTCGCGCGCGTCAAGGGCGCGCTCGCGGATCTGGAGAGCCTCACCGAGGCGGAGGCCCGGCCGGAAGACTTCATCGACCTCGCCGAAGACAAGGCGTTCGCGCCGGAAGTGATGGACGGCGAATGCAGCGCGTAG
- a CDS encoding M20/M25/M40 family metallo-hydrolase, whose translation MKYRTFVAACTVAALVAVPAAQAQLDPGINDRIRQESEKNSQVMRTLHFLTDVHGPRVTGSPAHKAAAEWAVKTMTGWGLQNGKLEPWEFGYPGWANERLSVHAVSPYKDALVVEALAWTPGTNGRVTAPAFNLIVPEGPLAAPDAPNTGRGGRGPARLGPTEAELTAYLDSIKSRVTGAAVLVGRPVMVPVNLAPPPGRQTDEQVRCRYEEAAANDPGCLNQGRGGRGAGGGGAGRGQQPGDRLTTAQVQQRVNAFLVASKAAFRINDAGRPHGQITAFDNSTRDITKAVPTVVMRNEDYGRIARVLADGTPVQLEAEILNRWYPEGKTSYNAVAEIPGSDKSDEIVMAGGHLDSWHSATGATDNAVGCAIMMEAARILKALGVQPRRTIRIALWSGEEQGLLGSIAYVKAHFGSAEEPGPEFARFNGYLNIDTGTGRLRGASVFGPPETAAVLREILAPFKDLKVGGASATTSRATGGTDSTSFNNAGLPGIGFNQDPIEYSSHTHHTNLDTYERVIEQDVRDAAVVVAGTLYQLAMRDDMLPRFTTDKMPPKPAPRAGGAF comes from the coding sequence ATGAAGTACCGCACGTTCGTCGCCGCCTGCACCGTCGCGGCGCTGGTGGCCGTTCCGGCCGCGCAGGCGCAGCTCGATCCCGGCATCAACGACAGGATTCGCCAGGAGTCGGAGAAGAACTCGCAGGTGATGCGGACGCTGCATTTCCTGACCGACGTTCACGGGCCGCGCGTCACCGGATCGCCGGCTCATAAGGCGGCGGCCGAATGGGCCGTGAAGACGATGACGGGCTGGGGCCTGCAGAATGGCAAGCTCGAGCCGTGGGAATTCGGGTACCCCGGGTGGGCGAACGAACGGCTGTCGGTGCATGCGGTCTCACCCTACAAAGACGCGCTGGTCGTCGAGGCGCTCGCCTGGACGCCGGGCACGAACGGCCGTGTCACCGCACCGGCGTTCAACCTGATCGTGCCGGAAGGGCCGCTTGCCGCCCCTGACGCGCCCAACACGGGACGGGGTGGACGCGGGCCGGCGCGGCTCGGGCCGACCGAGGCCGAGCTCACCGCCTATCTCGACTCGATCAAGTCGCGCGTGACCGGCGCGGCCGTCCTGGTCGGCCGCCCGGTGATGGTGCCGGTGAATCTCGCGCCGCCGCCAGGGCGCCAGACCGACGAGCAGGTTCGCTGCCGCTACGAGGAGGCGGCCGCGAACGACCCGGGGTGTCTCAATCAGGGACGCGGGGGACGCGGCGCGGGCGGGGGCGGCGCCGGACGCGGCCAGCAGCCCGGCGATCGGCTCACCACGGCGCAGGTGCAGCAGCGCGTCAACGCCTTCCTCGTCGCCAGCAAGGCGGCGTTCCGGATCAACGACGCCGGCCGGCCCCACGGGCAGATCACCGCGTTCGACAACAGCACGCGCGACATCACCAAGGCGGTGCCCACCGTGGTGATGCGCAACGAGGATTACGGGCGCATCGCCCGCGTCCTCGCCGACGGCACGCCGGTGCAGCTCGAAGCCGAAATCCTCAATCGCTGGTATCCGGAAGGGAAGACCTCGTACAACGCCGTCGCCGAGATCCCGGGAAGCGACAAGAGCGACGAGATCGTGATGGCCGGCGGGCACCTCGACTCGTGGCACTCCGCCACCGGGGCGACCGACAACGCCGTGGGCTGCGCGATCATGATGGAGGCCGCGCGCATCCTGAAGGCGCTCGGCGTGCAGCCGCGCCGCACGATCCGCATCGCACTCTGGAGCGGCGAAGAGCAGGGGCTGCTCGGATCGATTGCCTACGTGAAGGCGCACTTCGGATCCGCCGAGGAGCCCGGGCCCGAGTTCGCAAGGTTCAATGGCTACCTGAACATCGACACCGGCACGGGACGGCTGCGCGGCGCCTCGGTGTTCGGCCCGCCCGAGACGGCGGCGGTGCTGCGCGAGATCCTCGCCCCCTTCAAGGACCTGAAAGTCGGCGGCGCGTCGGCGACCACCTCACGCGCGACCGGCGGCACCGACAGCACGTCGTTCAACAACGCCGGCCTCCCCGGCATCGGGTTCAACCAGGATCCCATCGAGTACAGCAGCCACACGCACCACACCAACCTCGACACCTACGAGCGCGTCATCGAGCAGGACGTCCGCGACGCCGCCGTGGTCGTCGCGGGAACGCTCTATCAGCTCGCGATGCGCGACGACATGCTGCCGCGCTTCACCACCGACAAGATGCCGCCGAAGCCGGCCCCGCGCGCCGGGGGTGCGTTTTAA